In the Triticum aestivum cultivar Chinese Spring chromosome 2B, IWGSC CS RefSeq v2.1, whole genome shotgun sequence genome, attcaaatcatgcaagttagagtccaaaccaagggcaaaagtgtttggaaaagtagatacgatggagacgtatcagtacttcCTCCCATCTCGGGTCCTTGGGTGGTGCAGGACGCTCCATCTCGAGGGTGTGATCCTGATCTGGATCATGGTAGCGCTGATCTAGACCAAGCCCCCCTTCATGGACAACGGCGACGTGGCGGCCATCCGGCATCCCAGCGGTGCCCTTGGCGGTAGGGCAGGCGCAACCCTTCCCGATCTGGTTAGGAGGGCCCTAATCAGGGACGGCGGCCCCTGGGATGGCCTCCCTACCCGGTGGCGCGGCATAGCGGGTGGGCTGTCAGTGATCGGCCCAGGTGGCCGGCCATGCACTGGCGGGTTGGTGCTGCGGCTTGCTGCCCTGGCATCCAATGGCGCCGAGCTGCTCCTTTCTCCAACCAACGTTGCGTGCACTCCATCTTATCAGACATGGTCGTGCTGCTAGCTGGTTACCGGGTTGGGATGGAGCAGGAGGTTGGTATCCGCATTGGGATAATTCCCAGGTCGGCTCCTATTGGTCACGACGGCGACGACACCCGAGGGTGCCATTTTTCTTCATGGAGACATCGTTCAGATCTGCCCCACCTTTTCCCACATCACAATCTTATGTGAAAACCCTAGGTCGGCGAAGGCGCTCTTGGCGTCgtgtccttcttgaaggcgtcgtcatgAGAGCTATGTGGCAATGGGCACCGCTTGGGTACGTAGGCAGTTGCAGATGGTGTGCCCCTCTTCCTCTAGGTGGCAATTATTCGGAGGGAAACCCTAGATTTGGGTCTTCAGGACCAGACGACGGAGACTTTCGTGTCGTTCTCCCTCCTATGGGCATCGTCTTGGAGCAGTGGTTCACTGGAGTGGCCAACATGTGGAGCGGTGTTACATCGACCACATTGAAGATGGTGGGTCTCAGCGGCGTGGAGCAGTCGAGTCTTAGTGTTGGACGTGGTTTGATCGACGTGCGCAGGCTGGTGTCGCTGTTTGTTGTCGTGGTGATGTCGACAGCAAATGGGACCGGTCGGATCTTTGCATGATTCCTCCGATGGTTGAAGATAACAGCAGCGGATCATAGAGCTTGCGCAGATGGTGCATATTATGGGACGCCTAGACCGGATGGTCTTAAGGCCACTGGATTGGATTTTGTCTAATATGCGGACAGGGGACATCCGTAGACACTTGTAGGTGTAGCGACTTTGTTTGCCTAGAAGGTGGCTTCGGGTTGATCCGTGTGATCATTTTATCAAGCTATGTTGatataattaataaagatggttgtgAATCATGCTGAAGCAGAGGCCGGGGTAATCCTTCTTTTCGAGAAAAAACTTGTTAGAAATCTTAACTCCCAATACATATGATACCAAAGAGATCACCTGCCGTTCAATTCAAAGAGTTTAATGTACTAGCTTAGTTGTTGTTGGCTGTGTTATGCCTAACCTGGCCAAGTATTTCTGTTGTTTTGTTAACTGAAACGTCAGGAAATGTTATTGCAAAGCTCTCATCAATACATTTTCAAGACTCAAGTGTTGTAACAAAATCAAAGTGAAGCACATACACTTCAAAGCTCATACCAGATATATAATTCTTACCCATAAAAAGCACATACATATTTAGTACGACAGCATATACAGAGCACACACATCTTAAGTTGGATATAGCATGTTCAACCAGGAACGCACGGAATCAGCGATGCACAATGGACCGGGTGACCTTCACCAGCACACAATGGACCAAGTGACCTTCACCAGCATCTTATAGTCGCCACAAGTGATTTTCTCTTCATCGTAGCTGCCACGTTTTGGAGTAAACTCAACGGTGCGGACACCACTGGTAGCAGCAGCAATGGTCAACAGGAGTGTCTCATCAACGGAGACGCTGACGACACGGCGTGCTGTTTGCAGGATTCCACCGTCACCGGCTGTTAGCATCCCAGCAAGTTCGCTATCATGTAGCATAATGTCACATGGAAAGCTACTAGTGCGAGCGACGATTTTCCCATGGAAATCAACAGGTCCCTCGAGGATCCTCGCCTCAACGGTGCCCTCCACCGCATTCCTTACAAACGTGTAGTTCAAATCCAATGTGCTGTGCATGCTGACAAGCTCTTCGGTTTGAACCTGGTATTTCGGTGGATATGAGAGTCTTTTGATGCCATTAATCTCCATTAAGCCTTTGCTAACTCTCTTGTCATTCACCTTTCTGCCATTCACATCCTTGACCTTCAGATCAACTTCGAAGATTATTGAATCACATATCATCAGTCCTCTCTTCGGGCCAGTCAAAACCAACGCATCATTCTGCAAAAGGAAGTAATTTGAATAAGCACGGTGCTTAGTTAGCTCTAGGTTAAACCGGAAAAATGCGGTTGGAATTTACGAATCGGGGTTAAAAGTAATAATACCTTGGAGCTGATGTTCTGGCAATCGTCCTTGCCACGCTGGAATAAATAGACGCGTTGGCGATCCAGACTGTCCCTGGCTATGATGGTGCCGTAGACATTGAGCGGGTATCCATAGTCGGAGGAAACGATATTGACCGAGACAATATTTGCCGAGTTACAGAACAGGAACCCCTCCTCTGGGAAGATCCTATTAGTATTGTGCATTGCACCAACAGGTGCTGCCAAAAGAAGAAATCATGATTGAGGAATGAATCAAAATGTAGTCCACAAAATTAGTTCTCCATCTGCAGTGAACTAGCAGAGCTGCACTACTCAGTTAGGCAAAACATCACATAGCAATGGAGCATCATATTCAGACGTCCCTACTAGTTAGGCAAAACACGGATTATAAGGGGGGATTTGCATTTAAATTCAGAGCAGACGCACAACTAGAACTAGGCTGACGAACTCAAAAGCTAGCTAGCAGTTGGATGGACAGGGCAATCGAATGAAAGGAAGGGATGGGGATGAGAAGGGACGGGCGTACATTCCATGTGGAGGTCGAGGCTGGAGTGTTGGAAGCGGGTGAAGATGTGTTCGCCCTCCTTGGGGTCGTAGTCGCTGAACCTTGGGTCCAGAGGGTTCGCccccttctcttcctcctcctgtTGATGCAGTTTCTGCTTCTTCCGCAGCCGCGCGCTCGCCCTCCCCTCCTCTCCcgccgtggaagaagaagaagaagaaccgccGCCGGCCATTGCTCCAGGGACCAACCAAGGCCGGTTGGATCGACCCGACCCGACCCTACTGTATTGCTGCCGCTCGATCGGGTATGAGCCGGCCCACATATCATCAGAGAGTCCGAGAGGCCCGAGCTGCTTTGAAGGAAGCCCAATAGGCCAGTTCATTGTCTGATTCATTTTTTTTACTCCTAAAAAAATAGAttcaattttgttttgttttgccccTTCCCTCCTCTCCACACATGCATGTTAAGGCACGAGGAGGAAATATCAAGTGTGCTGCCAACATTTAGGTGCTTCCATGCTCTCATATCTAAAATGTTATAACATTTCAAACATTTATGATTATTTTGTAAAAGTTCAGAAGACATGTGGCTCTAATCCTTTAAAATTCATATCCAAACTCGAAATGTTGAGAAGATAAGAGAAATCTAGATCTGAATAGTGTCATTTTTTTTATTGATTCTTAGGGCTAGGcgctttggcttcctcctcctttgTTTGCGCACCCCCGCCATTATTTGACCTAGTCTAGCTGCGGTTGATTGGTCTCGCGTGCGCCATGGCTAGTTGCCATCATGTCATTGGATGGCCGATTCCCCCGCTATTTCACCACAGCCACCGTCTGCTTTTGTTGTTCTGCTCATCACCTCCAACTGCTTTCCGCCGCCTCAGGACGTCACCTCTAAAGTATGTTTCCTGGTCCATGGAGGGCACATGATATCATGAGCCACGACCCTCTTATCGGCCATCCACACCAGCCGATCTCTGTCAGTTTTTGGCCCACCGTCCATATTTACCCGATACATATTTCAACAGTACCCATATTATTCACAAATCCGTATCTCGCGCGGTCATTGAATGCAACACATCCCAAAGCTCTAATGGAATTGCCAGATATAGCGCGCACATGAGCTCGTGTGCGGAAACGTCGCGTCCATGAAGTTGCCACTATATATAGGTATCAAAGTCATCACACAATAAATTTGGTGCCGTTATAGTTTATTACCCGGCGGGCTTGAACTTTAGGTTTACATACAAATAAAAAAATTGCCAAGAGAAAAGTCCATACAATATAGTTAGACTTACATGAGAATGGATAGGAGATAACATGCTGCAATTTACATTCGAAGTGGTTCATATGAATTGCAATTGTGGGTGCACCAAAACACTGTGGAATAGCCCCTTTTTTGCCCAACAACTAGTTAAACttacttttattttccttttatgtgACCGCAAACTAAACTTAATTATCACTGTAACATATACTACCACGCGCCAAGTTCACAAGCAAATTATTTACCATATTAATTGGACTGCCCATTTGCTTTGCTTCTAGTAGTAGTAGTTATTAGTTCATCTTGAAATCAAAAGAAGCGTGAAGTGTTGGCTTTAGCCAAAGTTGTGCTTTCCTCCTAGCGGTCATTCCCATAGTTTCGGTCATGTCCAGTTCAGCAGCGGTCGTGTCCTCCATGAGATCCCAGTCAAAATAGAAAAGGAGATGCGCGAGAGCCAGATACATACTGGCAGCGCTGAACAGCATTCCAGGGCAGATCCGTCGTCCGGCACCAAACGGCGTGAACTCGTAGTCGCGTCCTCTGAAATCCCTCCTGTCGGTCACAAATCTGTCTGGCTTGAACACCTCTGGCTCGTCCCACTGCTCCGGGTCTCTTGAGATTGCCCATGCATTCACAAGGACCATTGTCCCCTTGGGCACATCATACCCCATGATGCGGCATGCTTCCTGGCTCTCCCTTGGCAGCGCCAATGGTCCAGGAGTGTGCATCCTCAACGTCTCTTTGATCACACTTTGCAAGTAGCTCAGTTTTCCTAGGCCATCCTCGGTTACTTTCCTTTGCTCCATGAAGGCCTCTCTTACCTCAGATTGTGCCCTAGACATGATGGCCGGGTTCCTCATCAGCTCTGCCATGGCCCACAGGAGCACCGACGCCGGAGTTTCGCTCCCCGCTGCTAAAACATCCTACATACGTATTTACGTGTGGAGCGTTATGCATTAATATTAGTTCAAACGACGGCATGCATGCAGGCTACTAGCAAATGAAGGCGCATGCATGTGTTAACTACTCTTATATTTCTTCATAGAGGGAGTACTTACAAAGAGAACGCCCTTGATTGTAGCCATGGAAATAGGGAACCCAAGGCTGCTTTCCTCACGAATCCTCAAGAGGACATCTATGAGGTCTTCTTCCTCCACATGCGCCGAGCTTCTTCTTCTCTCCAGGTGTTGACTTATGATGACATCCATGAATGTAAATAGCTCCTCCACGTACAGCTCCACCCTGTGCATGGCCCGGGAGCTCAGAGCACGTGCTATCCACGACGATGGAAACATGTCGGCCAGGTGGAAGCTCCCGACCAACTCAATGGCTTTGGCGGTGAGACGCAGCAACGTTTCCCGGTCATCCACCTCGCCGTCACCCATGACTGCGCGCACAGTCACGTTGTTGACATGCGCGGCGAGCAGCTCGTCGAGGTTCGCACCCGCCGACGAGGCCGCCACGGCCTGGACGAGCCGCATGGCTTCCTGCTCACGGATGGGCCGGAAGGACCGGACGCGGCTGGCACTGAGAAGCTCGTGCACGCAGATCTTGCGCAACTGCCGCCAGTGCTCCCCTTGTTTGGCCAGCACGATGTCGTGCCCTTGCCTTGTCAGGACCTTCACCGTTGGAGTCTGCGGCCTGGAAGCCAGCACGGCGTCGTTGGTGCTCAGCACATCCTCCGCGGCTTCGCGGGATGAGGCGACCACAACCGGGATCCCTCCCAGTTTGAGGAACATCACAGGCCCATGGCGGCGGGACAGGTCGCGCATCCTGCGGTGTGGGACGTCgccgcggaggtggtggaggcTACCGATGACGGGAAGTTGCCATGGGCCCGGCGGGAGCCGATGACCGCGGAACCATGATTTTATGAGGTAGTAGTAGTACACGACGAGAGGGACAAAAGCCAGTAGAATGTGATAGTAGTAGTACTCCATTTCCGTTATCACGACGGTAATTAAGCAATTACCGCACAAATAAATCGTGTAAGGAGCACCGTTCGATCCTGTTGCTTCCATATGTACTGTCCCATTTATAAGGGCCGGGGATTATTAGTTGGTGGTTAACAGATGGCTTTCATAATTTCTTGAACTATGAACTACTACATAATTTACCGACCATGGTAATTTGATAATTTATCGACCATTCCATCCTGATGCTTCCATATATACAGTCTCATAGGGGATTGTTAGTTGGTGGTTAACAAGATGGCTTTGATGATAGCCCGAACCGCGAACTACATAATTCATCGACCATGGTAATTGACATTTTTGTCACTACCTGTAACTAAGTAGGCCGACACCCATGGCTCGTCAGTGGCTGGTCGATCGTTCGGTGATCTTGAAATCTTAAtgtaatttttgttatgtttatgTTGTTTTGTACTCTTGTTTAACTTTGATTATAAAAATTACATTAAGATTTCGGAGACCTGCCTGACTTTCAATTCCATTGAAATCGGTGATCCATCTCGCTTAGATCCACAACTAGCGCCACAGGCGGCCGGTAGAACGTTGGAACAACATGGAAATTGCAGGCACTGTCCGACACTGCTGTGCCATCCCGAAACGAAGGCCAAC is a window encoding:
- the LOC123039921 gene encoding desmethyl-deoxy-podophyllotoxin synthase-like codes for the protein MEYYYYHILLAFVPLVVYYYYLIKSWFRGHRLPPGPWQLPVIGSLHHLRGDVPHRRMRDLSRRHGPVMFLKLGGIPVVVASSREAAEDVLSTNDAVLASRPQTPTVKVLTRQGHDIVLAKQGEHWRQLRKICVHELLSASRVRSFRPIREQEAMRLVQAVAASSAGANLDELLAAHVNNVTVRAVMGDGEVDDRETLLRLTAKAIELVGSFHLADMFPSSWIARALSSRAMHRVELYVEELFTFMDVIISQHLERRRSSAHVEEEDLIDVLLRIREESSLGFPISMATIKGVLFDVLAAGSETPASVLLWAMAELMRNPAIMSRAQSEVREAFMEQRKVTEDGLGKLSYLQSVIKETLRMHTPGPLALPRESQEACRIMGYDVPKGTMVLVNAWAISRDPEQWDEPEVFKPDRFVTDRRDFRGRDYEFTPFGAGRRICPGMLFSAASMYLALAHLLFYFDWDLMEDTTAAELDMTETMGMTARRKAQLWLKPTLHASFDFKMN
- the LOC123039920 gene encoding uncharacterized protein — protein: MAGGGSSSSSSTAGEEGRASARLRKKQKLHQQEEEEKGANPLDPRFSDYDPKEGEHIFTRFQHSSLDLHMESPVGAMHNTNRIFPEEGFLFCNSANIVSVNIVSSDYGYPLNVYGTIIARDSLDRQRVYLFQRGKDDCQNISSKNDALVLTGPKRGLMICDSIIFEVDLKVKDVNGRKVNDKRVSKGLMEINGIKRLSYPPKYQVQTEELVSMHSTLDLNYTFVRNAVEGTVEARILEGPVDFHGKIVARTSSFPCDIMLHDSELAGMLTAGDGGILQTARRVVSVSVDETLLLTIAAATSGVRTVEFTPKRGSYDEEKITCGDYKMLVKVTWSIVCW